A window from Apostichopus japonicus isolate 1M-3 chromosome 2, ASM3797524v1, whole genome shotgun sequence encodes these proteins:
- the LOC139982105 gene encoding uncharacterized protein has translation MQTVSCSIPERITKEQKTLNKYDFHWIRMSTKRKRQVDAHHNRSCKDKCEAKNCDSILTHSRVYHISNFEQCKKAFAEKICVIQGDSCICCKCYQKVNKQWKGKAAEDVPVTSTDDVPDKGASTPEVTSDNSPQVPSDEAASTLHVASDEGTSTSYMCDVSDQGASKPHDVSDELDSIIEQPPKKAGKAPCLFQSFDMCDANSVASTSVGDWPTFAACMGIHKFDPVDVTKVALCRSHYMKWYDSQRATKCGMCQKYFSKKVQGYTVPELERIKAYYKEIGDKRANLTTESKVCMKCLKEVSNLRRFLDEGSFLDQKAYDLGLSKLLDVYQGYVSNPANPENIVNLAIHHAVVYCIQNLSSHTPFLLSDVYAYYKGVLDDLSRNLTGRDTSPLYSTQATLLSKLLSCLGDYMRSSTIRKEPILGTMLWRKGDDAVEALLRQLNVCKNNSQSSTTSTAPEKFQRNNESEILQIAATTLNKKIHNISKTFKENTRLQNFSSFDIDSVIQQLPPIVWNFFCVITQTETQRAEREHMPTSDMLQQHLLQTKLNKDSDHRHKLRTFFGLCHAVYTHDDKCGYPIHTLLGETVHGLGGSDELVRILNRFGIVSSLSKIRDYELDYIYMRLKYGWGNVLNKYAFSFATVDNVDKSSVHASVKAGGGPRGIHATSYQIVEPQPTKLTNAVSDETSDSDMGPSTSAILPSIFSSDAATQKSQSDQEVLLPPFVTVKDIDDLRRAARPCVTWERKRATRPHGRIDDFSIQPQEQCAVDQTVSRLIAYATAKHCTCTSEPGFTTGKLVFPDINLICPSPAAVSIERSNIHYIGVLNEHADNINTIKEVVETLHEEIVSQQRLEYLVVVGDGKTYAHLVKLKHEHSVELDWMIPFPGDWHVLKNIQPVLMKIYWHAGLMEMASTVHKGATLASLFYCSNFRRTHDFIILAWEALLRTQISSFCQYVQLHPELQVNAAFINEVKEKLKNITKLDATTSPQLMIEIWELIGGEKFAKEFSSFRTRMSINETYKMWDGFIHRDALAYIMLFIAIRTGNWNLRLAALKKSAPLFHAFDRPTYLKLIPRHLVDILQMPDTVLNHLRHGGFVASLKGIRGRHVAADECHEMKINKEVKMAMCKPVPGMMDRIALVLPYRASAIERMKLQIASELSSTVVEKAKTSELLNMEGKVQKFMIKAKETDLALHTPEEDQIPLKTLSGELADPVQREDMLNFYKIGSQSLSSYISTRLLHDPSVPAPQRKKRLKTFVPKRKRQTKVSLKDKNQQLVTRCLRKMIVQSKNSNKAVDSLGQFIELPLAIASPKGAMVHGTKANSTNVYRRRYNQAFTDTLPAGWKPECVILEGMFLINSSPMRTSRTFRDYTQHILNNFVLPRFNLGSTEVHVIFDHPRRNGVSPKDLERNRRDVSCTEHQREVDLPEIILPTTPLPDLSSLTWRKSMLSDRTVKRKLVNFLATDILCAGQMHLKEGQRLVTAGGTDGELTDLAMVATKKEVTCDPVFTSNHEESDSRVWLHCLKSPCSKVLIYSPDTDTYHIGLRVLIGSNGILHKDAVVQLSNSIDAHEYLSLSQLASCLLSDPDLDMLPTDDHPAIMQIIFIISGCDYTSFFHGCGKASFLSSFFMHANFISGTEMPGSLSETSVTNEQGLLSFYRLVGSVYYKKFSSVMPSEHKSPKQLYQSVNEAASLLEQHHQWLNIIRDNSWEKVTSEEEVMPSNDALKFHWQRCCWVSNLWGQAGKSEVIHASLCAHGYKEEDGELSIVWDSAENKQKVEDLVGQLTKGCKCKTGCGTKRCRCNKEHKNCGPGCSCNNCVNPHLTNTCDQCNEDEEQHQYTEPSIQQLDDLTLEENVMMPEMQPDDIIYEESDVESDESDFYDELIERTGGDQFVIEQSYTDNFDYN, from the exons ATG CAAACTGTATCATGCAGCATTCCAGAGAGAATTACAAAGGAGCAAAAAACCTTGAACAAATATGATTTTCACTG gATCAGAATGTCAACAAAACGGAAAAGACAAGTTGATGCGCATCACAACAGGTCCTGCAAAGATAAATGTGAGGCAAAGAACTGTGACTCCATCTTAACTCATTCCAGAGTGTACCATATCAGTAACTTTGAACAATGCAAAAAGGCATTTGCTGAAAAGATATGTGTAATCCAGGGAGATTCTTGCATTTGTTGCAAATGCTATCAGAAGGTGAACAAACAATGGAAAGGTAAAGCTGCTGAAGATGTCCCAGTTACCTCAACTGATGATGTTCCTGATAAAGGAGCCAGTACACCAGAGGTTACTAGTGACAATTCACCACAGGTTCCTAGTGACGAAGCAGCAAGTACACTTCATGTTGCTAGTGATGAAGGAACCAGTACAtcatacatgtgtgatgttaGTGATCAAGGAGCCAGTAAACCACATGATGTAAGTGATGAATTGGATTCTATCATAGAGCAACCTCCGAAAAAAGCAGGGAAAGCGCCATGTCTTTTTCAGTCATTTGACATGTGTGATGCAAACAGTGTGGCTTCAACATCAGTCGGGGATTGGCCAACTTTTGCAGCATGTATGGGGATTCACAAATTTGATCCTGTAGATGTCACTAAAGTAGCACTATGCAGAAGCCACTACATGAAATGGTATGACTCCCAAAGGGCAACAAAATGCGGTATGTGCCAGAAGTACTTCAGCAAAAAGGTTCAAGGTTACACAGTTCCAGAACTGGAAAGGATCAAAGCATACTATAAGGAAATTGGTGACAAAAGGGCCAACCTAACTACTGAAAGCAAAGTGTGTATGAAGTGTCTGAAAGAAGTTTCAAACCTAAGAAGATTCCTTGATGAGGGTTCCTTTTTGGACCAGAAAGCTTATGACTTGGGTCTATCAAAGCTTCTGGATGTGTACCAAGGATATGTTAGCAACCCAGCCAACCCCGAAAATATTGTTAACCTTGCAATTCACCATGCTGTTGTTTACTGTATACAGAACCTGTCTTCACACACACCATTTCTTTTGAGTGACGTGTATGCATATTATAAGGGTGTTCTTGACGATCTTAGTAGAAATTTGACTGGCAGAGACACTTCCCCTTTGTATAGTACTCAAGCAACCTTGCTATCAAAGTTACTAAGTTGTCTTGGGGACTATATGAGATCCTCAACAATACGGAAGGAACCTATTCTTGGGACGATGCTTTGGAGAAAAGGTGATGATGCAGTGGAAGCCTTATTACGTCAACTCAATGTATGCAAGAACAATTCACAGTCATCAACTACATCTACAGCACCTGAGAAATTCCAGAGGAACAATGAGTCAGAGATCCTTCAAATTGCCGCCACAACTTTGAACAAGAAAATACATAACATCAGCAAGACATTCAAGGAAAACACCAGACTTCAAAATTTTTCCAGCTTTGACATAGATAGTGTTATTCAGCAACTGCCACCTATCGTCTGGAATTTTTTCTGTGTCATCACCCAGACAGAAACACAAAGAGCAGAGAGAGAGCACATGCCAACATCAGACATGTTACAGCAGCATCTGCTTCAAACAAAACTCAACAAAGACAGTGATCATCGACACAAGCTGCGTACATTTTTTGGACTGTGCCATGCAGTCTATACCCATGATGACAAGTGCGGATATCCAATTCATACACTCCTTGGAGAAACTGTTCATGGATTAGGTGGCTCAGATGAGTTAGTAAGAATCTTGAACCGGTTTGGAATTGTGTCATCTTTGTCAAAAATAAGGGACTATGAATTGGATTATATTTACATGAGGCTTAAGTATGGATGGGGTAATGTGCTCAACAAATATGCATTCTCTTTTGCAACTGTAGACAATGTTGACAAATCGTCTGTTCACGCGAGTGTAAAGGCTGGAGGTGGACCAAGAGGGATTCATGCAACCAGCTACCAAATTGTGGAGCCACAGCCAACTAAGCTGACAAATGCTGTTTCTGATGAAACTTCAGATTCTGACATGGGTCCAAGCACTTCAGCCATTCTCCCATCTATCTTTTCTTCTGATGCAGCTACACAGAAGAGCCAGTCAGATCAAGAAGTGTTGCTGCCACCTTTTGTTACTGTAAAAGATATTGATGATCTCAGAAGAGCTGCAAGACCTTGTGTGACATGGGAGCGCAAGAGAGCAACCCGCCCTCATGGCAGAATTGATGACTTCAGTATCCAGCCTCAAGAGCAGTGTGCTGTTGATCAAACAGTGTCTAGGCTAATTGCATATGCCACTGCTAAGCATTGTACTTGTACATCAGAGCCAGGTTTTACCACAGGGAAGCTTGTCTTTCCAGACATTAATCTTATATGCCCTAGTCCTGCGGCAGTCAGTATAGAGAGGTCGAACATTCACTACATTGGAGTCCTCAATGAGCATGCTGACAATATCAACACAATCAAAGAAGTAGTGGAAACACTTCACGAGGAGATAGTATCACAACAGCGCCTTGAGTATTTAGTTGTGGTAGGTGATGGTAAGACATATGCTCATCTTGTCAAATTAAAGCATGAACATTCTGTGGAACTGGACTGGATGATTCCATTTCCAGGAGACTGGCATGTACTGAAGAACATCCAGCCAGTGCTGATGAAGATTTACTGGCATGCAGGACTGATGGAAATGGCATCGACTGTTCATAAGGGAGCAACTTTGGCATCCCTATTCTATTGTTCAAACTTCAGAAGGACGCACGACTTTATCATCCTTGCATGGGAGGCACTCCTTCGAACGCAGATTTCTAGTTTTTGTCAGTATGTGCAATTACATCCTGAATTGCAAGTAAATGCTGCTTTCATCAATGAagttaaagaaaaattgaagaaCATCACCAAATTAGACGCAACAACATCACCTCAGCTAATGATTGAAATCTGGGAACTAATTGGTGGTGAAAAGTTTGCAAAGGAATTTTCCTCCTTTCGTACCAGAATGTCAATCAACGAAACATATAAGATGTGGGATGGGTTCATTCATCGTGATGCCCTGGCATACATTATGCTATTTATAGCCATACGAACAGGAAACTGGAATTTGCGTCTTGCTGCTTTGAAGAAATCAGCACCTTTATTTCATGCGTTCGACAGGCCAACATACTTGAAGCTTATCCCGCGTCATTTGGTGGACATTCTACAAATGCCTGACACTGTGCTCAATCACTTAAGACACGGTGGATTTGTTGCAAGTCTGAAAGGAATTAGAGGTCGACATGTGGCCGCAGATGAATGTCACGAAATGAAAATCAATAAAGAAGTGAAGATGGCTATGTGCAAACCTGTGCCAGGAATGATGGATAGAATAGCTCTGGTTCTTCCTTACAGAGCATCTGCCATAGAGCGAATGAAGCTTCAAATTGCATCTGAACTTTCCTCAACTGTTGTAGAAAAAGCCAAAACGTCAGAACTTTTAAACATGGAAGGAAAGGTGCAAAAGTTTATGATTAAAGCAAAAGAAACAGACTTGGCTTTACACACTCCTGAAGAGGACCAAATTCCTCTGAAAACATTGAGTGGAGAATTGGCAGACCCGGTTCAGAGAGAAGATATGCTTAATTTCTACAAGATTGGGTCTCAGTCACTTTCATCGTACATATCAACACGTCTTCTACATGACCCAAGTGTCCCAGCACCTCAAAGGAAAAAGAGACTGAAGACCTTtgttccaaaaagaaaaaggcAAACCAAAGTCAGTTTGAAAGACAAAAACCAACAACTTGTTACCAGATGCCTGCGAAAAATGATTGTGCAGTCGAAGAACTCAAACAAAGCAGTTGACTCTCTTGGACAGTTCATAGAACTTCCACTTGCTATTGCCAGTCCGAAGGGTGCTATGGTTCATGGTACAAAGGCCAATAGCACCAATGTATACAGGCGCAGGTACAACCAGGCATTTACAGATACACTACCAGCAGGATGGAAGCCTGAGTGTGTGATCCTTGAAGGTATGTTTCTCATCAATTCCAGTCCCATGCGAACTTCAAGAACCTTTAGGGATTACACACAGCACATACTGAATAACTTTGTGCTTCCTCGTTTCAACCTTGGGTCGACCGAAGTACATGTAATATTTGACCACCCAAGAAGAAACGGTGTGAGTCCTAAAGACTTGGAACGTAACCGAAGGGATGTAAGCTGCACTGAACACCAACGAGAGGTTGACTTGCCAGAGATTATCTTACCCACCACTCCACTACCAGACCTTTCTTCTCTGACATGGAGAAAATCGATGCTCTCTGATCGAACtgtgaaaagaaaacttgtcaATTTTCTTGCAACAGACATTTTGTGTGCAGGACAAATGCACTTGAAGGAGGGACAAAGACTTGTTACTGCTGGTGGTACTGATGGCGAACTGACTGATCTGGCGATGGTTGCTACTAAGAAGGAAGTGACTTGTGATCCTGTGTTCACTTCAAATCATGAAGAGAGTGACAGCAGGGTTTGGCTCCATTGCTTGAAGTCTCCATGCAGCAAAGTCCTTATTTACTCCCCTGATACAGATACGTACCACATTGGATTAAGAGTTTTGATTGGAAGCAATGGAATTCTCCACAAGGATGCAGTTGTTCAGCTTTCCAATTCAATAGATGCTCATGAGTATTTGAGTCTTTCCCAGTTGGCTAGTTGTCTCCTTAGTGATCCAGATCTGGACATGCTGCCCACAGATGATCATCCAGCTATCATGCAAATTATCTTCATTATTTCAGGCTGTGATTATACATCTTTCTTCCATGGTTGTGGCAAGGCTTCTTTCCTATCTTCATTTTTCATGCATGCAAACTTTATTTCTGGAACAGAAATGCCAGGGTCACTGTCAGAAACATCTGTTACAAATGAACAAGGACTGCTCTCTTTCTATCGTCTGGTTGGGAGTGTGTACTACAAGAAGTTTTCTTCTGTAATGCCGTCAGAGCACAAGTCACCCAAGCAACTCTATCAGAGTGTAAACGAAGCTGCCTCACTTCTTGAGCAACACCACCAGTGGCTAAATATCATCAGAGATAATTCATGGGAGAAAGTAACAAGTGAAGAGGAGGTAATGCCATCAAATGATGCTCTCAAGTTTCATTGGCAACGCTGTTGCTGGGTGAGCAACCTTTGGGGACAAGCAGGAAAGTCGGAGGTAATCCATGCATCCCTATGTGCTCATGGATATAAAGAAGAAGATGGTGAGTTGAGCATTGTATGGGACTCTGCTGAAAACAAGCAAAAGGTAGAGGACCTAGTTGGACAACTGACGAAAGGGTGTAAATGCAAGACGGGATGTGGAACGAAGCGTTGCAGGTGCAATAAAGAGCATAAGAACTGTGGACCTGGTTGCTCATGCAATAACTGTGTAAACCCACATTTGACCAACACCTGCGACCAATGCAATGAGGATGAAGAACAACATCAATACACGGAACCTTCAATACAGCAGCTTGATGACTTGACATTAGAGGAAAATGTGATGATGCCAGAAATGCAGCCAGATGACATCATTTATGAAGAAAGTGATGTAGAATCAGATGAATCAGACTTTTATGATGAGCTGATAGAACGTACAGGTGGGGACCAGTTTGTGATAGAACAAAGTTACACAGACAACTTTGATTACAATTAA